The following are encoded together in the Apus apus isolate bApuApu2 chromosome 7, bApuApu2.pri.cur, whole genome shotgun sequence genome:
- the KTI12 gene encoding protein KTI12 homolog translates to MPLVVLCGRAGSGRSRRAAELREALGGPERQAHVVAEAEGGRAALRAEVERRLSRRDVVIVDAGNELRSIRYELYCLARQAGTARCLLHCAGGSDGPDQPPFEAPDPRNRWDHPLFTVRGEEPLPLPAIRAALFRSAPPPPHRATRAQPLQSSGFLHRLDRATQEVLAAVVAAQRSGAQPGQEVRVPGVAEGLVLSRPVSMAELSRLRRQFLSYTKMQPSDENLSQLASMFLQYLSRSIQ, encoded by the coding sequence ATGCCGCTGGTGGTGCTgtgcgggcgggcgggcagcggccGCAGCCGCCGGGCCGCGGAGCTGCGGGAGGCGCTGGGCGGGCCCGAGCGGCAGGCGCACGTCGTGGCCGAAGcggagggcgggcgggcggcgctgCGGGCCGAGGTGGAGCGGCGGCTGAGCCGGCGGGATGTGGTGATCGTGGACGCGGGTAACGAGCTGCGGAGCATCCGCTACGAGCTGTACTGCTTGGCGCGGCAGGCGGGCACGGCCCGCTGCCTGCTGCACTGCGCCGGCGGCTCCGACGGCCCCGACCAGCCGCCCTTCGAGGCGCCCGACCCGCGCAACCGCTGGGACCATCCGCTGTTCACGGTGCGCGGGGAGGAGCCGCTGCCGCTGCCCGCCATCCGCGCCGCGCTGTTCCGCagcgccccgccgccgccgcaccGCGCCACCCGCGCCCAGCCCCTCCAGTCCAGCGGCTTCCTGCACCGCCTCGACCGCGCCACGCAGGAGGTGCTGGCCGCCGTCGTGGCCGCGCAGAGGAGCGGCGCCCAGCCCGGCCAGGAGGTCCGGGTGCCCGGCGTCGCCGAAGGGCTGGTGCTGAGCCGGCCCGTCAGCATGGCCGAGCTGAGCCGGCTGCGGAGGCAGTTCCTCAGCTACACCAAGATGCAGCCCAGTGACGAGAACTTGTCCCAGTTGGCCAGCATGTTCCTGCAGTACCTGAGCCGCAGCATCCAGTGA